A genomic segment from Nicotiana tabacum cultivar K326 chromosome 7, ASM71507v2, whole genome shotgun sequence encodes:
- the LOC107784090 gene encoding F-box/kelch-repeat protein At3g06240-like produces the protein MAMSKAEYLAQEIIIDILSRLPAKSIGQFRCVSKQWLNFLSDPQFIKFHHIIHSHKEESKLIFVSSSGALHTITFNQNPQNGTTNAISRKLNFPQLSHSWEKVVGSCNGLVLVENTENIKYLINPTTLEYHRIPNFHLALTVPGSFSMCGLGYDFASNDYKVVTLSRYKRDLDNIFVDVYSVRMDLWRRHGKLPVDHGVPIGGSGVLVNGALHWLARKSPDYSSVIVAFDLNDETFLELPVPNALDDNNFVLCDLVAFRGCLCMLLNDTEENKIEFWMMKRYGVEESWTKFRIAGLDLVHGLVPFCSISDDDVVLNVDRENLIVYNMKEDQWRDMKVGGITAKFERTRSFMESLVSPMLGKVIEGYDIA, from the coding sequence ATGGCGATGAGCAAAGCTGAATATCTAGCCCAAGAAATCATCATTGACATACTCTCTCGGCTGCCTGCAAAGTCCATAGGCCAGTTTAGATGCGTGTCAAAACAGTGGCTCAATTTTCTCTCAGACCCACAATTCATCAAATTTCATCATATCATCCATTCCCATAAAGAAGAATCGAAACTCATTTTCGTCTCTAGTTCTGGGGCTCTTCACACTATCACATTTAACCAAAACCCCCAAAATGGAACAACTAATGCCATTTCAAGAAAGCTTAATTTTCCGCAGCTCTCACACAGCTGGGAAAAAGTGGTTGGCTCATGTAATGGCTTGGTCTTGGTGGAGAATAcggaaaatattaaatatttaatcaaCCCCACAACCTTAGAGTACCATAGAATTCCAAACTTTCATTTGGCTCTTACTGTGCCGGGTAGCTTTAGCATGTGTGGTCTAGGGTACGATTTTGCTAGTAATGACTATAAGGTGGTTACTCTTTCTCGATATAAACGGGATTTAgacaatatttttgttgatgTCTACTCTGTTAGAATGGATCTATGGAGGAGGCATGGGAAGCTACCTGTTGATCATGGAGTTCCTATTGGCGGTTCTGGGGTTTTAGTAAATGGGGCTTTGCATTGGTTGGCTAGGAAATCTCCTGATTATTCCTCTGTAATTGTTGCTTTTGATTTAAATGATGAGACATTCTTGGAGCTGCCAGTCCCTAATGCACTCGATGACAATAATTTTGTGCTTTGTGATCTTGTGGCTTTTAGAGGGTGTCTTTGTATGTTGTTGAATGAtacagaagaaaacaaaattgagTTTTGGATGATGAAAAGATATGGGGTTGAGGAGTCTTGGACCAAATTTAGGATTGCTGGACTGGATTTAGTGCATGGTTTGGTGCCATTTTGTTCAATtagtgatgatgatgttgtattGAATGTTGATAGAGAGAATTTGATTGTTTACAACATGAAAGAGGATCAATGGAGGGATATGAAGGTTGGTGGAATAACTGCTAAGTTTGAAAGAACTAGATCTTTCATGGAGAGTCTTGTGTCTCCTATGTTAGGCAAGGTTATTGAGGGTTACGATATTGCTTGA
- the LOC107784091 gene encoding F-box protein CPR1-like, translating to MAMSKAKTLPEEIVFDILSLLPAKFIGHYRCVSKQWRNLLSDPQFIKAHHIIHAHKKEEKLIYISVSHALHTITFNQNGTDAISKKLNFPELPDNWLRVIGSCNGLVLVVNRQKIKYLFNPTTLKYHRIPKLHLALPAAGTCAMSGLGYDFATDDYKVVTLSRYIGYEWTVDSTFIDVYSVRMGLWRRLECIPHDHIAHHDLTHANGSGVLVNGALHWMARKAPMLQYSSIIVAFDLTSESFSEVPTPTVFGKGNLGWYNLVALRGCLLCILLMGATKLSFG from the coding sequence ATGGCTATGAGCAAAGCTAAAACCCTACCCGAAGAAATCGTATTTGACATACTTTCCCTGCTGCCTGCGAAATTCATAGGCCATTACAGGTGCGTGTCAAAGCAATGGCGCAATCTTCTCTCAGACCCACAATTCATCAAAGCTCACCACATTATCCATGcccacaaaaaagaagaaaaactcatTTACATCTCTGTTTCTCATGCTCTTCACACTATCACTTTTAACCAAAATGGAACTGATGCCATTTCAAAAAAGCTTAATTTTCCGGAGCTGCCAGATAACTGGCTAAGAGTTATTGGCTCATGTAATGGCTTGGTCTTGGTGGTTAATAGGCAAAAGATTAAATATCTGTTTAACCCCACAACTTTAAAGTACCATAGAATTCCAAAGTTGCATTTGGCTCTTCCTGCAGCAGGTACCTGTGCAATGTCTGGTCTAGGGTATGATTTTGCTACTGATGATTATAAGGTTGTTACTCTTTCTCGATATATTGGATATGAATGGACTGTTGACAGTACTTTTATCGATGTCTACTCTGTGAGAATGGGTCTATGGAGGAGACTTGAGTGTATACCTCATGATCATATAGCTCATCATGATTTAACTCATGCTAACGGTTCTGGGGTTTTGGTAAATGGGGCTTTGCATTGGATGGCTAGGAAAGCTCCTATGCTGCAGTATTCATCTATAATCGTTGCTTTTGATTTAACTTCTGAGTCATTCTCGGAGGTGCCAACACCTACTGTTTTTGGTAAAGGTAATTTGGGGTGGTATAATCTTGTGGCTCTTAGAGGGTGTCTTTTATGTATATTACTCATGGGGGCAACGAAGTTGAGCTTTGGATAA